From one Sphingomonas xanthus genomic stretch:
- a CDS encoding type I secretion system permease/ATPase: MHWLDSAPSREIDPVLDCLTFLARRADRPSSPVLLRAGLALSVTGTLPFHQVEPALEQVGMRGEPVVRKRVAGWRLQQLPAILELSDERAVVLLEMKSGDALVYAPGTAEPFWVPATDLDSAFTGQAIAVEVDPTQERAGERPWDKLRRSHWFWSEVWKVRREFWPVLLAALIVNLLALAVPLFTMNVYDRVIPNKAVPTLWVLAIGVAIALVFDFILRLARAQLVDEIGRRLDAKYSQKLFEKVMNLPMAERQGSTGAFAKRVSEYEGVRDFFASTSVVLVVDISFMLIFLVLIAVLAGPLVFVPIIGIATMIGVGLILQRRMAGAAVDAQADSSLQHSVLVESIAGIETLKAARAEGQMLGRWRRYASMSASTQEKLRRVSSVATNLASICQQAISVGLVIGGFYLFNSGDITMGAIIAIVMLAGRAMAPIGQFAYLLTRAKQSTTTLSSLQQMMEATDERQVAARSIVPEIHAGHVELKNAAFRYPGASTDSLSALDLKIEPGERIAVIGRVASGKSTLGRMLCGLYAPTNGEMLIDGLDSRQYHPHQLRDAFRYVGQDAEVFSGTVRDNLLLGAAKADDQQLMDSVVRSGADIFLSRDAAGFDRPVGERGSLLSGGQRSLLVLARALVTPSKLLFLDEPTGAMDTQTELYFIEKLKTAQAPGQALVVATHRHNMLSICDRLIVIDGGRIVADGPRQDVLSKLAGAARKDASE, from the coding sequence ATGCACTGGCTGGATTCCGCGCCATCGCGTGAGATTGACCCTGTCCTCGACTGTCTAACCTTCCTCGCGCGGCGCGCGGACAGACCGTCTTCCCCGGTCTTGCTACGTGCGGGGTTGGCCCTTTCGGTCACGGGCACGCTGCCATTCCACCAGGTCGAGCCTGCGCTCGAACAGGTTGGAATGCGCGGCGAGCCCGTGGTCCGCAAGCGGGTCGCCGGATGGCGCCTGCAACAACTGCCGGCAATCCTCGAGCTCAGCGACGAACGTGCGGTCGTGCTGCTGGAAATGAAATCCGGCGATGCGCTGGTCTACGCCCCCGGAACCGCCGAGCCCTTCTGGGTGCCCGCCACCGACCTGGATTCGGCCTTTACAGGCCAGGCCATCGCGGTCGAAGTCGATCCGACCCAGGAACGCGCCGGAGAACGTCCGTGGGACAAGCTTCGCCGCAGCCATTGGTTCTGGTCCGAAGTGTGGAAAGTCCGCCGGGAATTCTGGCCGGTCCTGCTCGCCGCGCTCATCGTCAACCTGCTTGCGCTTGCGGTGCCGCTGTTCACGATGAACGTCTATGACCGGGTCATCCCCAACAAGGCCGTACCGACCTTGTGGGTGCTGGCAATCGGCGTTGCCATCGCGCTGGTGTTCGACTTCATCCTGCGGCTCGCCCGCGCCCAGCTGGTCGACGAGATCGGCCGCAGACTTGACGCTAAATATAGCCAGAAGCTGTTTGAAAAGGTGATGAACCTGCCGATGGCAGAGCGGCAGGGTTCGACCGGCGCCTTCGCCAAACGGGTCAGCGAATATGAAGGCGTGCGCGACTTCTTCGCCTCGACCTCGGTCGTGCTGGTCGTCGACATTTCCTTCATGCTGATCTTCCTCGTCCTGATCGCGGTGCTGGCCGGACCGTTGGTGTTCGTCCCGATTATCGGCATCGCGACGATGATCGGCGTCGGCCTGATCCTGCAGCGGCGGATGGCCGGCGCGGCGGTCGATGCCCAGGCCGATAGTTCGCTCCAGCATTCGGTTCTGGTCGAATCCATCGCCGGCATCGAGACGCTCAAGGCTGCCCGTGCGGAGGGCCAAATGCTCGGCCGCTGGCGCCGCTACGCGTCGATGTCGGCATCGACCCAGGAAAAGCTTCGCCGGGTTTCGTCGGTCGCGACGAACCTGGCGTCGATTTGCCAGCAGGCGATCAGCGTCGGCCTGGTGATCGGTGGCTTCTACCTGTTCAACAGCGGCGACATCACCATGGGCGCGATTATCGCCATCGTCATGCTGGCAGGACGGGCAATGGCTCCGATCGGCCAGTTCGCCTATCTTTTGACCCGCGCCAAACAATCCACGACCACCCTGAGTTCGCTGCAGCAGATGATGGAAGCGACCGACGAGCGTCAGGTTGCCGCGCGCAGCATCGTTCCGGAAATCCATGCCGGCCATGTCGAACTGAAGAACGCCGCGTTCCGCTACCCAGGAGCAAGTACCGACAGCCTCAGCGCGCTCGACCTCAAGATTGAACCTGGCGAACGGATTGCGGTTATCGGACGCGTGGCTTCCGGCAAATCGACGCTGGGCCGGATGCTGTGCGGCCTCTATGCCCCGACTAACGGCGAAATGTTGATCGACGGACTCGACAGCCGCCAATATCATCCGCACCAGCTGCGCGACGCGTTCCGCTATGTCGGCCAGGATGCCGAAGTCTTTTCCGGAACGGTGCGCGACAATCTCCTGCTTGGCGCGGCCAAGGCCGACGACCAGCAACTGATGGACTCGGTGGTCCGATCGGGCGCCGATATCTTCCTGTCGCGCGATGCCGCGGGATTCGATCGTCCGGTAGGTGAGCGGGGCTCGCTTCTCTCGGGCGGTCAGCGGTCGTTGCTGGTCCTGGCCCGAGCGCTCGTCACTCCGTCGAAGCTGTTGTTCCTCGATGAGCCCACCGGGGCGATGGATACGCAGACCGAACTCTACTTCATCGAAAAGCTCAAAACCGCGCAGGCCCCCGGGCAGGCGCTGGTGGTGGCGACGCATCGCCACAACATGCTGTCAATCTGCGACCGGCTGATCGTTATTGATGGCGGCCGGATCGTTGCCGACGGCCCGCGCCAGGACGTGTTGAGCAAGCTTGCCGGCGCGGCGCGCAAGGACGCGAGCGAATGA